A window of the Acidobacteriota bacterium genome harbors these coding sequences:
- a CDS encoding lytic transglycosylase domain-containing protein, translated as MTAGTQAERERLPAPGRGWAGRPLPLLLAGLTLAAGVSAPRADRVVFTDHRMLQVESVEARGEWLDLHLGGDNRIRVARSRVLRIVRDRVEPPRTENEPGKADWREQAGPFADFFQQAAERHRLEAALLLAVATVESGLDPLALSPKGAMGLMQLMPATADELAVEDPYDPEQNIDAGAAWLRRMLERFGGDLDLALAAYNAGEGAVRRFGGVPPYQETKNFVRRVRERVRRLSAGGSGA; from the coding sequence ATGACGGCAGGCACCCAGGCTGAACGTGAGCGCCTTCCGGCGCCCGGGAGGGGCTGGGCCGGCCGGCCTCTGCCGCTGCTGCTGGCTGGCCTGACGTTGGCCGCCGGCGTTTCGGCCCCCCGTGCCGACCGCGTGGTGTTCACCGACCACCGGATGCTCCAGGTGGAGTCGGTGGAGGCCCGGGGAGAGTGGCTGGATCTCCACCTCGGAGGGGACAACAGGATCCGGGTGGCCCGCAGCCGGGTGCTCAGGATCGTCCGCGACCGGGTCGAGCCCCCGCGGACCGAGAACGAGCCGGGGAAGGCGGACTGGCGGGAGCAGGCCGGTCCCTTCGCAGACTTCTTTCAGCAGGCCGCCGAACGGCACCGGCTCGAAGCGGCCCTGCTGCTGGCCGTGGCGACGGTGGAGAGCGGACTCGACCCGCTGGCCTTGAGTCCCAAGGGTGCGATGGGCTTGATGCAACTGATGCCCGCCACGGCGGATGAACTGGCCGTCGAGGACCCCTACGACCCGGAGCAGAACATCGACGCGGGGGCGGCCTGGCTCCGGCGCATGCTCGAGCGCTTCGGCGGCGACCTGGACCTGGCCCTGGCGGCCTACAACGCCGGGGAGGGCGCCGTGCGACGCTTTGGCGGGGTACCGCCCTACCAGGAGACGAAGAACTTCGTCCGCCGGGTGCGGGAACGGGTGCGGCGGCTGTCGGCCGGCGGATCCGGCGCCTGA
- the mutL gene encoding DNA mismatch repair endonuclease MutL yields the protein MGRIKVLEQAIADRIAAGEVVERPASVLRELLDNALDAGAGKIEIVLAAGGRELIQASDDGCGMGRDDALLAFERHATSKIRSGEDLERIATLGFRGEALAATAAVARVELLTADDDSGQATRVVIEQGRLSRVDPASRARGTTIRVMDLFAGIPARRKFLKTPATELDHCLKVARRAAMARPEVGFRLRQAQRTLMALPPGQPVGERIAGIVGAAVARRLVEIQRQAGDLAIEAWAGPVDLARSSRDGIHLFLNRRPVRDPFLVRAVLDVYRPLLPSGRFPVVVVWLEVPPGEVDVNVHPAKSEVRFHQPRQVRALVVGALQQALASRAAIPHFGRERLDDGAAAGGGGVAFGGERSAPERPPFLPVEGGEVGASPPPSPRAPASSPGAEAQGALVHDGPRVLAQYRNTFIVAEDARGLLIVDQHVAHERLLYEQLCRQAVEGPLPRQGLMFPRPLEVGPRELEVATGQHDALARLGFRFESFGESSLIVREVPAVFGNEARPEALVEVLARFERGDRAGAEDFFDHLLATVACQAAVKKGYPLGPEKMAYLLGGLEACECPSHCPHGRVISLRIDLSSLNSRFERS from the coding sequence AGGTGCTCGAGCAGGCGATCGCCGATCGGATCGCCGCGGGTGAGGTGGTCGAAAGGCCGGCCTCCGTGCTTCGCGAACTGCTCGACAACGCCCTGGACGCGGGGGCGGGCAAGATCGAGATCGTTCTGGCCGCGGGCGGGCGGGAGCTGATACAGGCCAGCGACGACGGCTGCGGCATGGGACGGGACGACGCCCTGCTGGCTTTCGAGCGGCACGCCACGAGCAAGATCCGCTCCGGCGAGGACCTGGAGCGGATCGCCACCCTGGGTTTCCGGGGCGAGGCCCTGGCGGCGACGGCGGCGGTGGCCCGGGTCGAGCTCCTGACGGCGGACGACGACTCGGGACAGGCCACCCGGGTTGTCATCGAGCAGGGGAGGTTGTCACGGGTCGACCCGGCTTCCCGGGCCCGGGGTACCACCATTCGCGTGATGGACCTGTTTGCCGGGATTCCCGCCCGGAGGAAATTTCTCAAGACTCCCGCCACGGAACTCGACCATTGCCTGAAAGTCGCGCGCCGCGCCGCGATGGCCCGGCCGGAGGTGGGTTTTCGCCTGCGGCAGGCCCAGCGGACGCTGATGGCTCTGCCCCCCGGCCAGCCGGTCGGCGAGCGGATTGCCGGCATCGTCGGCGCCGCGGTGGCTCGCCGGCTGGTGGAAATCCAGCGCCAGGCGGGAGATCTGGCCATCGAGGCCTGGGCGGGGCCCGTCGATCTGGCTCGCAGCAGCCGGGACGGGATTCACCTGTTTCTCAACCGGCGGCCGGTGCGGGATCCGTTCCTGGTGCGGGCGGTGCTCGATGTCTACCGCCCGCTGCTGCCCTCCGGCAGGTTTCCGGTAGTGGTGGTCTGGCTCGAGGTGCCGCCCGGAGAGGTGGACGTCAACGTTCATCCGGCCAAGAGCGAGGTGCGCTTCCATCAGCCCCGGCAGGTCCGGGCCCTGGTGGTCGGAGCGCTCCAGCAGGCCCTGGCCAGCCGTGCCGCGATTCCCCACTTTGGTCGCGAGCGGCTCGACGACGGGGCGGCTGCCGGGGGGGGAGGGGTCGCGTTCGGTGGGGAGCGCTCCGCACCGGAAAGGCCCCCCTTTCTCCCGGTGGAGGGTGGGGAGGTCGGAGCGTCGCCGCCGCCGTCGCCGCGGGCGCCGGCGTCATCCCCCGGCGCCGAGGCGCAGGGGGCGCTGGTGCACGATGGGCCCAGGGTCCTCGCCCAGTACCGCAACACCTTCATCGTCGCGGAGGATGCGCGGGGGCTGTTGATCGTCGATCAGCACGTGGCCCACGAACGTCTGCTCTACGAGCAGCTCTGCCGGCAGGCGGTAGAAGGCCCCCTTCCTCGCCAGGGGCTGATGTTCCCTCGGCCCCTCGAAGTGGGGCCGCGGGAGCTGGAGGTGGCCACCGGGCAGCACGATGCCCTCGCACGGCTCGGCTTCCGTTTCGAGAGTTTTGGCGAGTCGTCGCTCATCGTCCGGGAAGTGCCGGCCGTGTTCGGTAACGAGGCCCGGCCCGAGGCGCTGGTCGAAGTGCTGGCCCGTTTCGAACGAGGCGACCGGGCGGGGGCGGAGGATTTCTTCGATCATCTGCTGGCCACGGTGGCCTGCCAGGCCGCGGTCAAGAAGGGCTATCCCCTCGGTCCGGAGAAAATGGCCTACCTGTTGGGAGGGCTCGAGGCCTGCGAATGTCCGAGCCACTGCCCGCACGGGCGCGTGATCTCCCTGCGGATCGACCTTTCCTCCCTCAATTCCCGCTTCGAGCGCAGCTGA